The proteins below come from a single Vicugna pacos chromosome 13, VicPac4, whole genome shotgun sequence genomic window:
- the PLEKHN1 gene encoding pleckstrin homology domain-containing family N member 1 isoform X5 has product MGNSHCIPQAPRRLRASFSRKPSLKRNREDGVRKLAGLFGTEASPDGDTTTDKIFCYIPGTNIPGLESQRENLEQPFLSVFKAGRRRAAIRSLGKVVHYAKVQLRFQHSQDISDCYLELFPSHLYFQAHGSEGLTFQGLLPLMELSVCPLEGSREHAFQITGPLPAPLHVLCPSQAELGRWLYHLEKQIALVGGLPRCQPVPQVSAGSPTTPSYPTLLHLPHTSFCQGPPEDEPPWALQRRLTQLRAASGHQAVGSAVCASRVKLQHLPSQEQWDRLLVLYPTSLAIFSEEADVLCFKGELPLSAIHVNLEERGKQIRSFLIEGRLINAIRVVCASYEDYSRWLLCLQTVCRRGGTAPGLRVPAQVVGSDRGSLSSDGQASWDSGCLAAPSTHASHALPGSVPSTEGCPAQPAPEQANSGCTSASGQRAKLRRNSGSRSPRSKARGKGPSPAVPLHLDLTKLSLGESPEAPDHSLEKPHSPLYADPYTPPATSHHKITDVRGLDEFLSAMQSSLGPEPSSPFLSVPVSVPVLDVRSGVSGPHLLSEKGALQSRASQRHRSSIRGQGSRPPDSPQLVSPATEVSPDPLPPPPDGRPPRSYDSIWDKALSPSHQQWSRGAPQAGEGVVQWI; this is encoded by the exons ATGGGGAACAGCCACTGCATCCCTCAGGCCCCTAGGAGGCTCCGGGCCTCCTTTTCCAGAAAGCCCTCGCTgaagagaaatag AGAGGATGGTGTGCGGAAGCTGGCTGGCCTGTTTGGCACCGAGGCCAGCCCCGACGGGGACACCACCACCGACAAGATCTTCTGCTACATCCCTGGGACG AACATCCCGGGCTTGGAGAGCCAGAGAGAAAACCTGGAACAGCCGTTCCTGAGTGTGTTCAAGGCGGGGCGACGGAGGGCAGCCATAAGGAGCCTGGGCAAGGTTGTGCACTACGCCAAGGTCCAGCTGCGTTTCCAGCACAGCCAG GACATCAGCGACTGCTACCTGGAGCTGTTCCCCTCCCACCTCTACTTCCAGGCCCATGGTTCCGAGGGACTCACTTTCCAG GGGCTGCTACCACTGATGGAGCTGAGTGTCTGCCCGCTGGAGGGGTCCAGAGAGCATGCCTTTCAGATCACAG GCCCCCTGCCTGCCCCCCTTCATGTGCTCTGCCCCAGCCAGGCCGAGCTGGGCCGCTGGCTCTACCACCTGGAGAAGCAGATCGCTCTCGTGGGAGGGCTGCCACGCTGCCAGCCAGTGCCACAGGTCAGTGCTGGGAGCCCCACTACCCCTTCCTaccccaccctcctccacctgccccaCACCTCCTTCTGCCAGGGCCCCCCGGAGGACGAGCCCCCCTGGGCTCTGCAGCGCAGGTTGACCCAGCTGCGGGCTGCGTCTGGGCACCAGGCAGTGGGCAGTGCCGTCTGTGCCTCGAGGGTCAAGCTGCAGCATCTGCCCTCACAA GAGCAGTGGGACCGGCTCCTGGTCCTGTACCCGACCTCCCTGGCCATTTTCTCTGAGGAAGCAGATGTGCTTTGCTTTAAG GGGGAGCTCCCGCTCAGTGCCATCCACGTCAACCTGGAGGAGAGGGGGAAGCAGATCCGCTCTTTCCTGATCGAAG GCCGTCTCATCAACGCCATCCGTGTGGTCTGCGCCAGCTACGAGGATTACAGCCGCTGGCTGCTCTGCCTGCAGACGGTCTGCCGCAGGGGTGGGACCGCCCCAGGCCTGCGGGTGCCTGCACAG GTTGTGGGCAGTGACCGAGGCTCACTCTCCTCCGATGGGCAGGCCAGCTGGGACTCGGGGTGCCTGGCAGCCCCCTCCACTCATGCCAGCCACGCCCTCCCTGGGTCAGTGCCGTCCACTGAAGGCTGCCCTGCCCAGCCTGCACCG GAGCAAGCCAACTCAGGCTGCACCAGCGCCAGCGGGCAGAGGGCAAAGCTGAGACGGAACAGTGGCAGCCGATCACCCAGGAGCAAGGCCCGGGGCAAGGGGCCCAGCCCTGCCGTCCCGCTGCATCTGGACCTGACCAAG CTGAGCCTGGGGGAAAGCCCTGAGGCCCCAGACCACTCTCTGGAGAAACCACACTCCCCCCTCTACGCTGATCCTTACACACCGCCTGCCACTTCCCACCACAAGATCACAGACGTCCGGGGCCTAGATGAG TTCCTCAGTGCGATGCAGAGCTCACTTGGACCTGAGCCCTCAAGCCCATTCCTCTCCGTCCCTGTGTCTGTGCCTGTCTTGGACGTCCGCTCGGGAGTCTCTGGCCCCCACTTGCTCTCCGAGAAGGGAGCCCTGCAGTCCCGAGCCTCTCAGCGGCATCGCAGCTCCATCAGGGGCCAGGGGTCCCGCCCCCCAGACTCCCCTCAGCTT GTCTCCCCTGCAACGGAAGTTTCACCCGACCCCCTGCCACCTCCCCCAG ATGGTCGTCCCCCCAGGAGCTACGACAGCATTTGGGACAAGGCTCTGtccccttcccaccagcagtggtcTCGAGGAGCACCTCAGGCTGGAGAGGGGGTGGTCCAGTGGATCTGA
- the PLEKHN1 gene encoding pleckstrin homology domain-containing family N member 1 isoform X4 translates to MMNPGRRGWGRSQLPSNLAPWWVLQPHVSQPCHRPKAEPSCVALPAPRPIFTGLPQHGSPNWVWVQEAPPRGREAGKLSLSVHIPRLAQRVAQLGQGTVAPASSPVPPEPQTSAPPAPVRHPSLSDSCSDDPAPVYRGFSVCRDQLVNIPGLESQRENLEQPFLSVFKAGRRRAAIRSLGKVVHYAKVQLRFQHSQDISDCYLELFPSHLYFQAHGSEGLTFQGLLPLMELSVCPLEGSREHAFQITGPLPAPLHVLCPSQAELGRWLYHLEKQIALVGGLPRCQPVPQVSAGSPTTPSYPTLLHLPHTSFCQGPPEDEPPWALQRRLTQLRAASGHQAVGSAVCASRVKLQHLPSQEQWDRLLVLYPTSLAIFSEEADVLCFKGELPLSAIHVNLEERGKQIRSFLIEGRLINAIRVVCASYEDYSRWLLCLQTVCRRGGTAPGLRVPAQVVGSDRGSLSSDGQASWDSGCLAAPSTHASHALPGSVPSTEGCPAQPAPEQANSGCTSASGQRAKLRRNSGSRSPRSKARGKGPSPAVPLHLDLTKLSLGESPEAPDHSLEKPHSPLYADPYTPPATSHHKITDVRGLDEVSPATEVSPDPLPPPPDGRPPRSYDSIWDKALSPSHQQWSRGAPQAGEGVVQWI, encoded by the exons ATGATGAACCCCgggaggcggggctgggggaggagccaGCTCCCCTCGAACCTGGCCCCTTGGTGGGTTCTGCAGCCACACGTGAGCCAGCCTTGCCACAGGCCCAAGGCTGAGCCCAGCTGTGTGGCCCTTCCTGCTCCACGGCCTATTTTCACGGGTCTTCCCCAGCATGGTTCCCCAAACTGGGTGTGGGTGCAGGAGGCCCCACCcagaggcagggaggccgggAAGCTGAGTCTGTCTGTTCACATTCCTAGGCTTGCCCAGAGGGTGGCCCAGCTTGGCCAGGGCACAGTAGCCCCTGCCAGCTCCCCAGTTCCCCCTGAGCCCCAGACCTcggcccctccagccccagttCGGCACCCGTCCCTGTCTGACTCCTGTTCTGATGATCCAGCCCCTGTTTATAGAGGATTCTCTGTGTGCCGGGATCAGCTGGTG AACATCCCGGGCTTGGAGAGCCAGAGAGAAAACCTGGAACAGCCGTTCCTGAGTGTGTTCAAGGCGGGGCGACGGAGGGCAGCCATAAGGAGCCTGGGCAAGGTTGTGCACTACGCCAAGGTCCAGCTGCGTTTCCAGCACAGCCAG GACATCAGCGACTGCTACCTGGAGCTGTTCCCCTCCCACCTCTACTTCCAGGCCCATGGTTCCGAGGGACTCACTTTCCAG GGGCTGCTACCACTGATGGAGCTGAGTGTCTGCCCGCTGGAGGGGTCCAGAGAGCATGCCTTTCAGATCACAG GCCCCCTGCCTGCCCCCCTTCATGTGCTCTGCCCCAGCCAGGCCGAGCTGGGCCGCTGGCTCTACCACCTGGAGAAGCAGATCGCTCTCGTGGGAGGGCTGCCACGCTGCCAGCCAGTGCCACAGGTCAGTGCTGGGAGCCCCACTACCCCTTCCTaccccaccctcctccacctgccccaCACCTCCTTCTGCCAGGGCCCCCCGGAGGACGAGCCCCCCTGGGCTCTGCAGCGCAGGTTGACCCAGCTGCGGGCTGCGTCTGGGCACCAGGCAGTGGGCAGTGCCGTCTGTGCCTCGAGGGTCAAGCTGCAGCATCTGCCCTCACAA GAGCAGTGGGACCGGCTCCTGGTCCTGTACCCGACCTCCCTGGCCATTTTCTCTGAGGAAGCAGATGTGCTTTGCTTTAAG GGGGAGCTCCCGCTCAGTGCCATCCACGTCAACCTGGAGGAGAGGGGGAAGCAGATCCGCTCTTTCCTGATCGAAG GCCGTCTCATCAACGCCATCCGTGTGGTCTGCGCCAGCTACGAGGATTACAGCCGCTGGCTGCTCTGCCTGCAGACGGTCTGCCGCAGGGGTGGGACCGCCCCAGGCCTGCGGGTGCCTGCACAG GTTGTGGGCAGTGACCGAGGCTCACTCTCCTCCGATGGGCAGGCCAGCTGGGACTCGGGGTGCCTGGCAGCCCCCTCCACTCATGCCAGCCACGCCCTCCCTGGGTCAGTGCCGTCCACTGAAGGCTGCCCTGCCCAGCCTGCACCG GAGCAAGCCAACTCAGGCTGCACCAGCGCCAGCGGGCAGAGGGCAAAGCTGAGACGGAACAGTGGCAGCCGATCACCCAGGAGCAAGGCCCGGGGCAAGGGGCCCAGCCCTGCCGTCCCGCTGCATCTGGACCTGACCAAG CTGAGCCTGGGGGAAAGCCCTGAGGCCCCAGACCACTCTCTGGAGAAACCACACTCCCCCCTCTACGCTGATCCTTACACACCGCCTGCCACTTCCCACCACAAGATCACAGACGTCCGGGGCCTAGATGAG GTCTCCCCTGCAACGGAAGTTTCACCCGACCCCCTGCCACCTCCCCCAG ATGGTCGTCCCCCCAGGAGCTACGACAGCATTTGGGACAAGGCTCTGtccccttcccaccagcagtggtcTCGAGGAGCACCTCAGGCTGGAGAGGGGGTGGTCCAGTGGATCTGA
- the PLEKHN1 gene encoding pleckstrin homology domain-containing family N member 1 isoform X1, producing the protein MMNPGRRGWGRSQLPSNLAPWWVLQPHVSQPCHRPKAEPSCVALPAPRPIFTGLPQHGSPNWVWVQEAPPRGREAGKLSLSVHIPRLAQRVAQLGQGTVAPASSPVPPEPQTSAPPAPVRHPSLSDSCSDDPAPVYRGFSVCRDQLVNIPGLESQRENLEQPFLSVFKAGRRRAAIRSLGKVVHYAKVQLRFQHSQDISDCYLELFPSHLYFQAHGSEGLTFQGLLPLMELSVCPLEGSREHAFQITGPLPAPLHVLCPSQAELGRWLYHLEKQIALVGGLPRCQPVPQVSAGSPTTPSYPTLLHLPHTSFCQGPPEDEPPWALQRRLTQLRAASGHQAVGSAVCASRVKLQHLPSQEQWDRLLVLYPTSLAIFSEEADVLCFKGELPLSAIHVNLEERGKQIRSFLIEGRLINAIRVVCASYEDYSRWLLCLQTVCRRGGTAPGLRVPAQVVGSDRGSLSSDGQASWDSGCLAAPSTHASHALPGSVPSTEGCPAQPAPEQANSGCTSASGQRAKLRRNSGSRSPRSKARGKGPSPAVPLHLDLTKLSLGESPEAPDHSLEKPHSPLYADPYTPPATSHHKITDVRGLDEFLSAMQSSLGPEPSSPFLSVPVSVPVLDVRSGVSGPHLLSEKGALQSRASQRHRSSIRGQGSRPPDSPQLVSPATEVSPDPLPPPPDGRPPRSYDSIWDKALSPSHQQWSRGAPQAGEGVVQWI; encoded by the exons ATGATGAACCCCgggaggcggggctgggggaggagccaGCTCCCCTCGAACCTGGCCCCTTGGTGGGTTCTGCAGCCACACGTGAGCCAGCCTTGCCACAGGCCCAAGGCTGAGCCCAGCTGTGTGGCCCTTCCTGCTCCACGGCCTATTTTCACGGGTCTTCCCCAGCATGGTTCCCCAAACTGGGTGTGGGTGCAGGAGGCCCCACCcagaggcagggaggccgggAAGCTGAGTCTGTCTGTTCACATTCCTAGGCTTGCCCAGAGGGTGGCCCAGCTTGGCCAGGGCACAGTAGCCCCTGCCAGCTCCCCAGTTCCCCCTGAGCCCCAGACCTcggcccctccagccccagttCGGCACCCGTCCCTGTCTGACTCCTGTTCTGATGATCCAGCCCCTGTTTATAGAGGATTCTCTGTGTGCCGGGATCAGCTGGTG AACATCCCGGGCTTGGAGAGCCAGAGAGAAAACCTGGAACAGCCGTTCCTGAGTGTGTTCAAGGCGGGGCGACGGAGGGCAGCCATAAGGAGCCTGGGCAAGGTTGTGCACTACGCCAAGGTCCAGCTGCGTTTCCAGCACAGCCAG GACATCAGCGACTGCTACCTGGAGCTGTTCCCCTCCCACCTCTACTTCCAGGCCCATGGTTCCGAGGGACTCACTTTCCAG GGGCTGCTACCACTGATGGAGCTGAGTGTCTGCCCGCTGGAGGGGTCCAGAGAGCATGCCTTTCAGATCACAG GCCCCCTGCCTGCCCCCCTTCATGTGCTCTGCCCCAGCCAGGCCGAGCTGGGCCGCTGGCTCTACCACCTGGAGAAGCAGATCGCTCTCGTGGGAGGGCTGCCACGCTGCCAGCCAGTGCCACAGGTCAGTGCTGGGAGCCCCACTACCCCTTCCTaccccaccctcctccacctgccccaCACCTCCTTCTGCCAGGGCCCCCCGGAGGACGAGCCCCCCTGGGCTCTGCAGCGCAGGTTGACCCAGCTGCGGGCTGCGTCTGGGCACCAGGCAGTGGGCAGTGCCGTCTGTGCCTCGAGGGTCAAGCTGCAGCATCTGCCCTCACAA GAGCAGTGGGACCGGCTCCTGGTCCTGTACCCGACCTCCCTGGCCATTTTCTCTGAGGAAGCAGATGTGCTTTGCTTTAAG GGGGAGCTCCCGCTCAGTGCCATCCACGTCAACCTGGAGGAGAGGGGGAAGCAGATCCGCTCTTTCCTGATCGAAG GCCGTCTCATCAACGCCATCCGTGTGGTCTGCGCCAGCTACGAGGATTACAGCCGCTGGCTGCTCTGCCTGCAGACGGTCTGCCGCAGGGGTGGGACCGCCCCAGGCCTGCGGGTGCCTGCACAG GTTGTGGGCAGTGACCGAGGCTCACTCTCCTCCGATGGGCAGGCCAGCTGGGACTCGGGGTGCCTGGCAGCCCCCTCCACTCATGCCAGCCACGCCCTCCCTGGGTCAGTGCCGTCCACTGAAGGCTGCCCTGCCCAGCCTGCACCG GAGCAAGCCAACTCAGGCTGCACCAGCGCCAGCGGGCAGAGGGCAAAGCTGAGACGGAACAGTGGCAGCCGATCACCCAGGAGCAAGGCCCGGGGCAAGGGGCCCAGCCCTGCCGTCCCGCTGCATCTGGACCTGACCAAG CTGAGCCTGGGGGAAAGCCCTGAGGCCCCAGACCACTCTCTGGAGAAACCACACTCCCCCCTCTACGCTGATCCTTACACACCGCCTGCCACTTCCCACCACAAGATCACAGACGTCCGGGGCCTAGATGAG TTCCTCAGTGCGATGCAGAGCTCACTTGGACCTGAGCCCTCAAGCCCATTCCTCTCCGTCCCTGTGTCTGTGCCTGTCTTGGACGTCCGCTCGGGAGTCTCTGGCCCCCACTTGCTCTCCGAGAAGGGAGCCCTGCAGTCCCGAGCCTCTCAGCGGCATCGCAGCTCCATCAGGGGCCAGGGGTCCCGCCCCCCAGACTCCCCTCAGCTT GTCTCCCCTGCAACGGAAGTTTCACCCGACCCCCTGCCACCTCCCCCAG ATGGTCGTCCCCCCAGGAGCTACGACAGCATTTGGGACAAGGCTCTGtccccttcccaccagcagtggtcTCGAGGAGCACCTCAGGCTGGAGAGGGGGTGGTCCAGTGGATCTGA
- the PLEKHN1 gene encoding pleckstrin homology domain-containing family N member 1 isoform X3: MMNPGRRGWGRSQLPSNLAPWWVLQPHVSQPCHRPKAEPSCVALPAPRPIFTGLPQHGSPNWVWVQEAPPRGREAGKLSLSVHIPRLAQRVAQLGQGTVAPASSPVPPEPQTSAPPAPVRHPSLSDSCSDDPAPVYRGFSVCRDQLVNIPGLESQRENLEQPFLSVFKAGRRRAAIRSLGKVVHYAKVQLRFQHSQDISDCYLELFPSHLYFQAHGSEGLTFQGLLPLMELSVCPLEGSREHAFQITGPLPAPLHVLCPSQAELGRWLYHLEKQIALVGGLPRCQPVPQGPPEDEPPWALQRRLTQLRAASGHQAVGSAVCASRVKLQHLPSQEQWDRLLVLYPTSLAIFSEEADVLCFKGELPLSAIHVNLEERGKQIRSFLIEGRLINAIRVVCASYEDYSRWLLCLQTVCRRGGTAPGLRVPAQVVGSDRGSLSSDGQASWDSGCLAAPSTHASHALPGSVPSTEGCPAQPAPEQANSGCTSASGQRAKLRRNSGSRSPRSKARGKGPSPAVPLHLDLTKLSLGESPEAPDHSLEKPHSPLYADPYTPPATSHHKITDVRGLDEFLSAMQSSLGPEPSSPFLSVPVSVPVLDVRSGVSGPHLLSEKGALQSRASQRHRSSIRGQGSRPPDSPQLVSPATEVSPDPLPPPPDGRPPRSYDSIWDKALSPSHQQWSRGAPQAGEGVVQWI; this comes from the exons ATGATGAACCCCgggaggcggggctgggggaggagccaGCTCCCCTCGAACCTGGCCCCTTGGTGGGTTCTGCAGCCACACGTGAGCCAGCCTTGCCACAGGCCCAAGGCTGAGCCCAGCTGTGTGGCCCTTCCTGCTCCACGGCCTATTTTCACGGGTCTTCCCCAGCATGGTTCCCCAAACTGGGTGTGGGTGCAGGAGGCCCCACCcagaggcagggaggccgggAAGCTGAGTCTGTCTGTTCACATTCCTAGGCTTGCCCAGAGGGTGGCCCAGCTTGGCCAGGGCACAGTAGCCCCTGCCAGCTCCCCAGTTCCCCCTGAGCCCCAGACCTcggcccctccagccccagttCGGCACCCGTCCCTGTCTGACTCCTGTTCTGATGATCCAGCCCCTGTTTATAGAGGATTCTCTGTGTGCCGGGATCAGCTGGTG AACATCCCGGGCTTGGAGAGCCAGAGAGAAAACCTGGAACAGCCGTTCCTGAGTGTGTTCAAGGCGGGGCGACGGAGGGCAGCCATAAGGAGCCTGGGCAAGGTTGTGCACTACGCCAAGGTCCAGCTGCGTTTCCAGCACAGCCAG GACATCAGCGACTGCTACCTGGAGCTGTTCCCCTCCCACCTCTACTTCCAGGCCCATGGTTCCGAGGGACTCACTTTCCAG GGGCTGCTACCACTGATGGAGCTGAGTGTCTGCCCGCTGGAGGGGTCCAGAGAGCATGCCTTTCAGATCACAG GCCCCCTGCCTGCCCCCCTTCATGTGCTCTGCCCCAGCCAGGCCGAGCTGGGCCGCTGGCTCTACCACCTGGAGAAGCAGATCGCTCTCGTGGGAGGGCTGCCACGCTGCCAGCCAGTGCCACAG GGCCCCCCGGAGGACGAGCCCCCCTGGGCTCTGCAGCGCAGGTTGACCCAGCTGCGGGCTGCGTCTGGGCACCAGGCAGTGGGCAGTGCCGTCTGTGCCTCGAGGGTCAAGCTGCAGCATCTGCCCTCACAA GAGCAGTGGGACCGGCTCCTGGTCCTGTACCCGACCTCCCTGGCCATTTTCTCTGAGGAAGCAGATGTGCTTTGCTTTAAG GGGGAGCTCCCGCTCAGTGCCATCCACGTCAACCTGGAGGAGAGGGGGAAGCAGATCCGCTCTTTCCTGATCGAAG GCCGTCTCATCAACGCCATCCGTGTGGTCTGCGCCAGCTACGAGGATTACAGCCGCTGGCTGCTCTGCCTGCAGACGGTCTGCCGCAGGGGTGGGACCGCCCCAGGCCTGCGGGTGCCTGCACAG GTTGTGGGCAGTGACCGAGGCTCACTCTCCTCCGATGGGCAGGCCAGCTGGGACTCGGGGTGCCTGGCAGCCCCCTCCACTCATGCCAGCCACGCCCTCCCTGGGTCAGTGCCGTCCACTGAAGGCTGCCCTGCCCAGCCTGCACCG GAGCAAGCCAACTCAGGCTGCACCAGCGCCAGCGGGCAGAGGGCAAAGCTGAGACGGAACAGTGGCAGCCGATCACCCAGGAGCAAGGCCCGGGGCAAGGGGCCCAGCCCTGCCGTCCCGCTGCATCTGGACCTGACCAAG CTGAGCCTGGGGGAAAGCCCTGAGGCCCCAGACCACTCTCTGGAGAAACCACACTCCCCCCTCTACGCTGATCCTTACACACCGCCTGCCACTTCCCACCACAAGATCACAGACGTCCGGGGCCTAGATGAG TTCCTCAGTGCGATGCAGAGCTCACTTGGACCTGAGCCCTCAAGCCCATTCCTCTCCGTCCCTGTGTCTGTGCCTGTCTTGGACGTCCGCTCGGGAGTCTCTGGCCCCCACTTGCTCTCCGAGAAGGGAGCCCTGCAGTCCCGAGCCTCTCAGCGGCATCGCAGCTCCATCAGGGGCCAGGGGTCCCGCCCCCCAGACTCCCCTCAGCTT GTCTCCCCTGCAACGGAAGTTTCACCCGACCCCCTGCCACCTCCCCCAG ATGGTCGTCCCCCCAGGAGCTACGACAGCATTTGGGACAAGGCTCTGtccccttcccaccagcagtggtcTCGAGGAGCACCTCAGGCTGGAGAGGGGGTGGTCCAGTGGATCTGA
- the PLEKHN1 gene encoding pleckstrin homology domain-containing family N member 1 isoform X2, whose protein sequence is MMNPGRRGWGRSQLPSNLAPWWVLQPHVSQPCHRPKAEPSCVALPAPRPIFTGLPQHGSPNWVWVQEAPPRGREAGKLSLSVHIPRLAQRVAQLGQGTVAPASSPVPPEPQTSAPPAPVRHPSLSDSCSDDPAPVYRGFSVCRDQLVNIPGLESQRENLEQPFLSVFKAGRRRAAIRSLGKVVHYAKVQLRFQHSQDISDCYLELFPSHLYFQAHGSEGLTFQGLLPLMELSVCPLEGSREHAFQITGPLPAPLHVLCPSQAELGRWLYHLEKQIALVGGLPRCQPVPQVSAGSPTTPSYPTLLHLPHTSFCQGPPEDEPPWALQRRLTQLRAASGHQAVGSAVCASRVKLQHLPSQEQWDRLLVLYPTSLAIFSEEADVLCFKGELPLSAIHVNLEERGKQIRSFLIEGRLINAIRVVCASYEDYSRWLLCLQTVCRRGGTAPGLRVPAQASWDSGCLAAPSTHASHALPGSVPSTEGCPAQPAPEQANSGCTSASGQRAKLRRNSGSRSPRSKARGKGPSPAVPLHLDLTKLSLGESPEAPDHSLEKPHSPLYADPYTPPATSHHKITDVRGLDEFLSAMQSSLGPEPSSPFLSVPVSVPVLDVRSGVSGPHLLSEKGALQSRASQRHRSSIRGQGSRPPDSPQLVSPATEVSPDPLPPPPDGRPPRSYDSIWDKALSPSHQQWSRGAPQAGEGVVQWI, encoded by the exons ATGATGAACCCCgggaggcggggctgggggaggagccaGCTCCCCTCGAACCTGGCCCCTTGGTGGGTTCTGCAGCCACACGTGAGCCAGCCTTGCCACAGGCCCAAGGCTGAGCCCAGCTGTGTGGCCCTTCCTGCTCCACGGCCTATTTTCACGGGTCTTCCCCAGCATGGTTCCCCAAACTGGGTGTGGGTGCAGGAGGCCCCACCcagaggcagggaggccgggAAGCTGAGTCTGTCTGTTCACATTCCTAGGCTTGCCCAGAGGGTGGCCCAGCTTGGCCAGGGCACAGTAGCCCCTGCCAGCTCCCCAGTTCCCCCTGAGCCCCAGACCTcggcccctccagccccagttCGGCACCCGTCCCTGTCTGACTCCTGTTCTGATGATCCAGCCCCTGTTTATAGAGGATTCTCTGTGTGCCGGGATCAGCTGGTG AACATCCCGGGCTTGGAGAGCCAGAGAGAAAACCTGGAACAGCCGTTCCTGAGTGTGTTCAAGGCGGGGCGACGGAGGGCAGCCATAAGGAGCCTGGGCAAGGTTGTGCACTACGCCAAGGTCCAGCTGCGTTTCCAGCACAGCCAG GACATCAGCGACTGCTACCTGGAGCTGTTCCCCTCCCACCTCTACTTCCAGGCCCATGGTTCCGAGGGACTCACTTTCCAG GGGCTGCTACCACTGATGGAGCTGAGTGTCTGCCCGCTGGAGGGGTCCAGAGAGCATGCCTTTCAGATCACAG GCCCCCTGCCTGCCCCCCTTCATGTGCTCTGCCCCAGCCAGGCCGAGCTGGGCCGCTGGCTCTACCACCTGGAGAAGCAGATCGCTCTCGTGGGAGGGCTGCCACGCTGCCAGCCAGTGCCACAGGTCAGTGCTGGGAGCCCCACTACCCCTTCCTaccccaccctcctccacctgccccaCACCTCCTTCTGCCAGGGCCCCCCGGAGGACGAGCCCCCCTGGGCTCTGCAGCGCAGGTTGACCCAGCTGCGGGCTGCGTCTGGGCACCAGGCAGTGGGCAGTGCCGTCTGTGCCTCGAGGGTCAAGCTGCAGCATCTGCCCTCACAA GAGCAGTGGGACCGGCTCCTGGTCCTGTACCCGACCTCCCTGGCCATTTTCTCTGAGGAAGCAGATGTGCTTTGCTTTAAG GGGGAGCTCCCGCTCAGTGCCATCCACGTCAACCTGGAGGAGAGGGGGAAGCAGATCCGCTCTTTCCTGATCGAAG GCCGTCTCATCAACGCCATCCGTGTGGTCTGCGCCAGCTACGAGGATTACAGCCGCTGGCTGCTCTGCCTGCAGACGGTCTGCCGCAGGGGTGGGACCGCCCCAGGCCTGCGGGTGCCTGCACAG GCCAGCTGGGACTCGGGGTGCCTGGCAGCCCCCTCCACTCATGCCAGCCACGCCCTCCCTGGGTCAGTGCCGTCCACTGAAGGCTGCCCTGCCCAGCCTGCACCG GAGCAAGCCAACTCAGGCTGCACCAGCGCCAGCGGGCAGAGGGCAAAGCTGAGACGGAACAGTGGCAGCCGATCACCCAGGAGCAAGGCCCGGGGCAAGGGGCCCAGCCCTGCCGTCCCGCTGCATCTGGACCTGACCAAG CTGAGCCTGGGGGAAAGCCCTGAGGCCCCAGACCACTCTCTGGAGAAACCACACTCCCCCCTCTACGCTGATCCTTACACACCGCCTGCCACTTCCCACCACAAGATCACAGACGTCCGGGGCCTAGATGAG TTCCTCAGTGCGATGCAGAGCTCACTTGGACCTGAGCCCTCAAGCCCATTCCTCTCCGTCCCTGTGTCTGTGCCTGTCTTGGACGTCCGCTCGGGAGTCTCTGGCCCCCACTTGCTCTCCGAGAAGGGAGCCCTGCAGTCCCGAGCCTCTCAGCGGCATCGCAGCTCCATCAGGGGCCAGGGGTCCCGCCCCCCAGACTCCCCTCAGCTT GTCTCCCCTGCAACGGAAGTTTCACCCGACCCCCTGCCACCTCCCCCAG ATGGTCGTCCCCCCAGGAGCTACGACAGCATTTGGGACAAGGCTCTGtccccttcccaccagcagtggtcTCGAGGAGCACCTCAGGCTGGAGAGGGGGTGGTCCAGTGGATCTGA